One Succinivibrio dextrinosolvens DNA window includes the following coding sequences:
- a CDS encoding AAA family ATPase — MKKDVLFMTGNEDFSTIIEKNAYYVDKTPYLKDLFMSSSEVMNALFIRPRRFGKTLNMNMIKAFCELNYQNPGDKSYQQKLFIDNGRNLAVAGDDYKELREKVMGEYPVISISFRGVEGNTFQSAVSGLLGIIAELYDRFLFLRESVKQSEERINQFNVIYSFCTAKYNKLSEPDNLNEAIVICGSFLATLAEMLYREYGRKILVIIDEYDVPLQKAVIAKEPYYDDMLEIIRKISVTTFKQNPDPWLYKGIVSGCLRIAHQSVFTDANNFTTFGMNDEPYTGFLGFTNDETHKLLNDCGLSDKESEVKEWYDGYRFGDKHIFCPWSLISYCYAATQKDIYAPQPFWVNTSGNDLITIFTDSSMESHNAENIDKLQKLMEGENVNISLMEFTTYPDLRVGVSFDVFMTLMLHTGYVTFAEGSDTSDKVTIRIPNLEILYCFNKKRELLFGQNNPYWYNQALKLVDLLMANNTDEAQMLISTMLKEFLSIRNTGNELYYHGFMTGILGLATATKNFTYHEEIESGTGFSDIIIDSFDNKTACILELKKTENLEDCYDAAQAATKQIIQKDYAAKFISRRYKKVYGIGIGFAQKSCEIVSLGNQVEVSANSKV; from the coding sequence ATGAAGAAAGATGTTTTATTTATGACCGGTAATGAGGATTTTTCAACCATAATTGAAAAGAATGCTTATTACGTGGATAAAACTCCATATTTAAAAGATCTTTTCATGAGTAGCTCAGAAGTCATGAATGCTCTTTTTATTCGCCCTCGCAGATTCGGTAAAACTCTTAACATGAATATGATTAAGGCATTCTGTGAGCTAAATTATCAGAATCCTGGAGATAAATCATATCAGCAGAAACTTTTTATTGATAACGGCAGAAATCTGGCTGTTGCAGGAGATGACTACAAAGAGCTCCGTGAAAAAGTAATGGGAGAATATCCTGTTATCAGTATCTCTTTTAGAGGTGTTGAAGGGAATACTTTCCAATCTGCTGTATCAGGCCTATTAGGAATAATAGCAGAACTCTACGATCGTTTTTTGTTTCTTCGAGAAAGCGTTAAGCAGTCAGAAGAAAGAATAAATCAGTTCAACGTAATATATTCTTTCTGTACTGCCAAGTACAACAAACTATCAGAGCCTGACAATTTGAATGAAGCAATTGTTATATGTGGTTCTTTCCTTGCAACCTTAGCCGAAATGCTATACAGAGAATATGGTAGAAAGATTCTGGTCATAATTGATGAATATGACGTGCCTCTGCAGAAAGCTGTTATTGCAAAAGAGCCTTACTATGATGATATGCTTGAAATCATCAGAAAAATCAGCGTGACCACGTTCAAGCAAAATCCTGATCCATGGCTATATAAGGGGATTGTTTCAGGATGTCTGCGCATTGCTCATCAGAGTGTCTTTACCGATGCAAACAACTTCACAACCTTTGGTATGAATGATGAACCCTATACAGGTTTTTTGGGCTTCACAAATGATGAGACTCATAAACTCTTAAATGACTGTGGGTTGTCTGATAAGGAAAGTGAAGTTAAGGAATGGTATGACGGCTACAGATTCGGAGATAAACACATCTTTTGTCCATGGAGCTTAATCAGCTACTGCTATGCTGCAACTCAGAAAGACATCTATGCACCTCAGCCATTCTGGGTAAATACCAGCGGTAACGATCTTATCACTATATTTACTGACAGTAGCATGGAATCCCACAATGCAGAGAATATAGATAAACTGCAAAAACTGATGGAAGGAGAGAATGTTAATATCAGTTTAATGGAATTTACAACCTATCCTGACTTAAGAGTTGGAGTAAGTTTTGATGTATTTATGACACTGATGCTGCATACAGGATATGTAACTTTTGCTGAAGGTTCAGATACAAGCGATAAAGTGACTATAAGAATTCCAAATTTGGAAATTCTGTACTGTTTTAATAAGAAGAGAGAGCTTCTTTTTGGACAAAATAATCCCTACTGGTACAATCAGGCATTAAAACTTGTAGATTTACTCATGGCAAATAATACTGATGAAGCTCAGATGCTTATCAGCACCATGCTAAAGGAGTTTTTAAGTATCAGAAACACCGGAAATGAACTCTACTATCATGGCTTTATGACTGGTATTCTGGGACTTGCAACTGCAACTAAGAATTTTACATACCATGAAGAAATCGAATCCGGAACCGGTTTCTCTGATATTATCATTGATAGCTTTGATAACAAAACAGCCTGTATCTTAGAGCTGAAAAAGACTGAAAATCTTGAAGACTGTTATGATGCAGCTCAGGCTGCAACTAAGCAGATAATTCAAAAGGACTATGCAGCAAAATTTATTTCCAGAAGATATAAGAAGGTCTACGGAATAGGTATTGGATTTGCCCAAAAGAGCTGTGAAATTGTTTCCCTTGGAAATCAGGTAGAAGTTTCTGCTAATAGTAAAGTTTAA
- a CDS encoding CPCC family cysteine-rich protein produces the protein MEERKEFKSMMCPVCGKLYFTKNNDPNVEKILGYKCHFCGWKYDLEQAEDPNLKNGNNEMSLNEYRDWYQEQLKKDPDYDFTDSNYQPKAHNCPVCGKHRFTSESSFDICPFCGWEDDALMEDQPDKWDGCSNDLCLNKFRERYQKELKKNPNYKFKKDGLPS, from the coding sequence ATGGAAGAACGAAAAGAATTCAAATCAATGATGTGCCCTGTATGTGGCAAACTTTATTTTACTAAGAATAATGACCCTAATGTAGAAAAAATACTTGGCTATAAGTGTCATTTTTGTGGATGGAAATATGATTTAGAACAGGCAGAAGATCCAAACCTAAAAAACGGTAATAATGAAATGTCGTTAAATGAGTATCGTGACTGGTATCAAGAACAGCTAAAGAAAGATCCTGATTATGATTTTACAGATTCTAATTACCAACCTAAGGCTCATAATTGCCCTGTATGCGGAAAACATAGATTCACTTCAGAATCTAGCTTTGATATCTGTCCTTTCTGCGGATGGGAAGATGATGCGTTAATGGAGGACCAACCAGATAAATGGGATGGATGTTCAAACGATCTTTGTCTAAACAAATTTAGGGAAAGATACCAAAAAGAACTGAAAAAAAATCCAAATTACAAATTTAAAAAAGACGGTCTTCCTTCTTAG
- a CDS encoding carboxylesterase/lipase family protein, whose translation MKLKIYFSLFIFLLGLQSVLSAPLVETPVGLIEGEELNGVEVFKGIPYAQTETEELRFAPPVAASPFKEKFKADRFCPIAPQAAFLNYDSSQSGGKSYLCLNIFRPVNLTSESKAPVYVWIHGGAYASGTSGIPLYDGSQFAKDGIITVTVNYRLGAEGFLHSNSLFKKYGTTGNWGHLDLIEALKWVNQNIESFGGDTGNITVGGGSAGAMAASALILNPKVKGMFQKAILHSGTIISFPFVGLNSEQNHDTAQKRSQKLFSQFGVEDSDAGVDMLRSLDPYLLAYQCAYDYDFTHNRGSFMIPYLDGNVLPLSPYKELKRNNYNDVSVLMGYNSNEGTLFVNSDLTENDFYSGLYANFDKNTAESLKNLYKLTEKSSVYERASEFMGDVMFNLGMKIFADNLSATQKVYVYHFDYLPKSSKGDLSGVHHSSELKYAFNNMSKDASQKSRDVAEVFHLRLVNFLKTGDPNSDGEMSTLIKWKAYDSTDNAVLRIGAYTGVEEFKLKDKLSQLEEIFFGSEKK comes from the coding sequence GTGAAGCTCAAAATTTATTTTTCTCTATTTATTTTTCTTTTAGGACTTCAATCCGTACTGTCTGCACCTCTTGTTGAAACTCCTGTCGGCCTGATTGAGGGCGAGGAGCTGAATGGAGTTGAGGTCTTTAAAGGCATTCCTTATGCTCAGACTGAAACAGAAGAGCTTCGTTTTGCTCCTCCTGTTGCAGCCTCTCCTTTTAAAGAAAAATTCAAAGCAGACAGATTCTGTCCTATAGCGCCACAGGCCGCCTTTTTAAATTACGACTCATCACAGAGTGGAGGCAAGAGTTATCTTTGTCTGAATATTTTCCGTCCGGTCAATCTTACCTCTGAAAGTAAGGCTCCTGTGTATGTCTGGATCCATGGAGGAGCATATGCCTCAGGCACTTCAGGAATTCCTCTTTATGATGGCAGTCAGTTTGCCAAAGACGGTATTATCACTGTAACCGTGAATTATCGTCTTGGGGCAGAAGGCTTTTTGCATTCTAATAGTCTTTTTAAGAAATACGGAACCACCGGAAACTGGGGGCATCTTGACCTGATAGAAGCTCTTAAATGGGTAAATCAGAATATTGAAAGTTTTGGAGGAGATACTGGCAATATAACCGTTGGAGGTGGATCTGCTGGCGCAATGGCCGCCTCAGCCCTGATATTAAATCCAAAGGTAAAGGGGATGTTTCAAAAAGCGATTCTTCACAGCGGAACCATCATTTCCTTTCCTTTTGTTGGCTTGAATTCAGAGCAGAACCATGATACTGCTCAGAAAAGAAGTCAGAAACTGTTTTCACAGTTTGGAGTAGAGGATTCTGATGCCGGTGTTGATATGCTCAGATCACTTGATCCTTATCTTTTAGCTTATCAGTGTGCCTATGATTATGATTTTACCCATAACAGAGGCTCTTTTATGATTCCATATCTGGATGGAAATGTTCTTCCCTTGTCTCCTTACAAGGAGTTAAAGCGCAATAATTATAACGATGTATCCGTGCTTATGGGATATAACTCCAATGAAGGTACTCTGTTTGTAAACAGCGATTTAACCGAAAATGATTTTTATAGCGGTTTATATGCAAATTTTGACAAAAATACCGCAGAATCTTTAAAAAATCTCTATAAATTAACTGAAAAAAGCTCAGTTTATGAAAGAGCTTCAGAATTTATGGGGGATGTGATGTTTAATCTTGGAATGAAAATTTTTGCTGATAATCTGTCCGCAACCCAGAAGGTTTATGTCTATCACTTTGATTATCTTCCAAAGTCTTCAAAAGGAGATCTTTCTGGTGTACATCATTCATCAGAGCTTAAATATGCCTTTAATAATATGTCTAAAGATGCAAGCCAGAAGAGCAGGGATGTGGCAGAGGTCTTTCATTTAAGACTGGTGAATTTTCTGAAAACTGGTGATCCGAATTCAGATGGAGAAATGAGCACACTTATTAAGTGGAAAGCTTATGATTCCACTGATAATGCTGTGCTCAGAATTGGAGCCTATACAGGAGTAGAGGAGTTTAAACTTAAGGATAAACTCTCCCAGCTTGAAGAGATATTCTTTGGCTCAGAGAAGAAATAA
- a CDS encoding sel1 repeat family protein — MDDESELNNKSEELQKFLGKVKRNIIITLSLLFSLLFLLVLCHRFLYSKSYSDCVLKNDAESCYHYASSVANSTFDDQTAHKYYVKACNYGSANGCYMATAGLPMVTEIISPNEKYMMQIKACELGEPFNCLEILFRQKEKAFSKMLYDPVLYKKVYSSVCPESQSGCTFLSDVISENSIEVREHVTTLLNECKKRSSNSKSCTTASLYYLFGVGVKKDRQKATNMIFSPCLLSGDFNSDYCENLVYGFNRLPFDLKSYPELEQTVSFLLRNLEQECSNVSSYDFENRCKYKLNKYQNILCVFNNDCNNQFLNQYEAFVKKQKQQEIENNRVQTEVNKKANDQYRKILAPFIKDIPEDQIENTLSKKCKNGDGIVCGVLAGMYDRGAYVNKNYEKNIEYLKKGCELNELSSCRGLSVKYSVNNKDEDALEIYKQLCDNLDQKEECASVAKLYLLNDKFSDKQEQGKEYLKALCDDKSERSQHHCKDITRAVELRDRHREMSPSSGTK, encoded by the coding sequence ATGGACGATGAATCAGAATTAAATAATAAATCAGAAGAACTTCAGAAGTTTCTTGGAAAGGTTAAAAGAAACATAATAATAACGCTAAGTTTACTTTTTTCCTTATTATTTCTTCTAGTTCTATGCCACCGTTTTTTATACTCCAAAAGCTATTCTGACTGTGTTTTAAAAAATGATGCAGAGTCATGCTACCACTATGCTTCTTCAGTGGCTAACAGTACTTTTGATGACCAAACCGCCCATAAGTATTACGTAAAAGCCTGTAATTACGGTAGTGCTAATGGCTGCTATATGGCTACAGCAGGGTTACCTATGGTAACGGAGATTATTTCTCCAAATGAAAAGTACATGATGCAGATTAAGGCTTGTGAACTAGGGGAGCCATTTAACTGTTTAGAAATTCTCTTCAGACAAAAAGAAAAAGCCTTTAGTAAAATGCTGTATGATCCAGTTCTCTATAAGAAAGTTTATTCTTCTGTTTGTCCTGAATCACAGAGCGGTTGCACTTTCCTATCTGATGTAATTTCAGAAAACAGCATTGAGGTGAGAGAACATGTAACCACTCTTTTAAATGAATGCAAGAAGAGAAGTTCTAATAGTAAAAGTTGCACTACAGCTTCACTTTACTACCTGTTTGGTGTTGGTGTAAAGAAAGACCGTCAGAAGGCCACAAACATGATATTTTCTCCTTGTTTATTGTCAGGTGATTTTAATAGTGACTATTGTGAAAATCTTGTTTATGGATTTAATAGATTGCCTTTTGATTTAAAATCCTATCCAGAACTGGAACAAACCGTTTCTTTTTTACTGAGAAATCTTGAGCAGGAATGTTCCAATGTCTCTTCTTATGACTTTGAAAACCGCTGTAAATATAAGCTAAATAAATATCAGAATATTCTTTGTGTGTTTAACAATGACTGTAATAACCAATTTTTAAATCAATATGAAGCGTTTGTTAAAAAACAGAAACAACAAGAGATAGAAAATAATCGAGTCCAGACTGAGGTTAATAAAAAAGCTAATGATCAATACCGCAAAATTTTAGCACCTTTCATAAAGGATATACCAGAAGATCAGATAGAAAATACTTTATCTAAGAAATGCAAAAATGGAGATGGCATTGTATGTGGTGTTTTAGCTGGAATGTATGATAGGGGAGCTTATGTTAATAAAAATTATGAAAAGAATATTGAATACTTAAAAAAAGGCTGCGAATTAAATGAGTTGAGTAGTTGCAGAGGATTGAGTGTTAAATACTCAGTAAATAACAAAGATGAGGATGCCCTGGAGATTTATAAACAACTCTGTGATAACCTTGACCAGAAGGAAGAATGTGCCAGTGTTGCAAAACTCTATCTTCTCAATGATAAATTCTCTGACAAACAGGAACAAGGAAAAGAATATCTAAAAGCCCTTTGTGATGATAAGTCAGAGCGCTCTCAACATCACTGTAAAGATATTACACGTGCAGTTGAACTCAGAGATAGACATAGAGAAATGTCACCATCATCGGGAACTAAATAA
- a CDS encoding transposase gives MSILQNNSKESQCYVNPLCKFFKKLQLKRCVTRAGFQKKRGPSANDMIIGSISSGFIAENLHAAANSSASKILPVCESSMYRFMEGTNGNWEQLSLNIAHEAYKKIDSLNSSREKSRYCFVFDDSILEYPKAKKMELCTWTFDHNEGCSVRGYSCLQMGWTDGESYLPLGSKLLASDEESESFQKKHTQKACPDAICKTGLDKRTHASQIRTEAEERTKPELVVSWIKRAIKNGVKASYVLFVGN, from the coding sequence ATGTCTATTTTACAAAATAACTCAAAAGAATCACAGTGTTATGTTAACCCTCTTTGTAAATTCTTTAAAAAACTTCAGTTGAAAAGATGTGTTACAAGAGCTGGCTTTCAGAAAAAACGTGGTCCTTCTGCCAATGACATGATTATTGGTTCCATTTCTTCTGGTTTTATTGCTGAGAATCTTCATGCAGCCGCAAACTCTTCTGCAAGTAAGATTCTTCCTGTATGTGAGTCATCTATGTATAGATTCATGGAAGGAACTAATGGCAATTGGGAACAGCTGTCACTTAATATTGCCCATGAAGCCTACAAGAAAATAGATTCTCTCAATTCGAGCAGAGAAAAGAGTAGATACTGTTTCGTCTTTGATGATTCCATTCTTGAATATCCTAAGGCAAAGAAGATGGAGCTCTGTACATGGACTTTCGATCATAATGAAGGTTGTTCTGTACGAGGTTATTCTTGTCTACAGATGGGATGGACTGACGGAGAATCCTATCTGCCACTAGGTTCAAAACTTCTTGCTTCCGATGAAGAGAGTGAGTCTTTTCAGAAAAAACATACTCAAAAAGCCTGCCCTGATGCTATTTGTAAAACAGGTCTGGACAAAAGAACACACGCCTCACAAATTAGAACCGAGGCAGAAGAACGAACTAAGCCCGAACTTGTTGTCAGCTGGATAAAACGTGCTATAAAAAACGGAGTTAAGGCAAGCTATGTCCTATTTGTAGGGAATTAA
- a CDS encoding DUF6402 family protein produces the protein MANATRLDDKAEIKTDKKNIRLISGSPNVFINGKPAGRYGDLYEEYQSESGEKRKAVITTGSPHVFINGHPAARIGDSVSYGGVVIEGSSNVFIGDGGGLSHRLSCGYEILQKILISPMHNLSKTDEIILFSPLIAENMSRLQEEVHEKLGWKYLSNLLRFWLTGKSYVTNKTDRLKGITAIYDFDSDWEWFRKFSRFNLMYQKLCETALSDAGKQALIEVLKKTSAWENGGIFDFSTSDKDVWEANFFNHVSVPRSNAMLDSMDACLGSFTICAVASGKIEIMNDGYRKITVTGLYAYVRDIFNFNDSDDYRYWSKEEMLFKLNTTQDSYYHLTNTEFNSFRDKYNKGEDFLILSDLHKCDEFQTQIFFAK, from the coding sequence ATGGCAAATGCAACGCGACTTGATGATAAAGCTGAGATTAAAACAGACAAGAAAAATATAAGACTAATATCAGGTTCACCAAATGTCTTTATTAACGGAAAACCTGCAGGTAGATATGGAGATTTATACGAAGAATACCAATCAGAGTCCGGTGAAAAGCGTAAAGCTGTGATTACAACAGGATCACCACATGTTTTTATCAATGGACATCCGGCAGCAAGAATTGGAGATTCTGTCAGTTACGGCGGAGTCGTTATTGAAGGATCATCCAATGTTTTTATTGGGGATGGTGGAGGCCTTTCACATAGATTATCGTGTGGATATGAGATTTTGCAAAAGATCTTGATTTCGCCGATGCACAACCTGAGCAAAACAGATGAAATCATTTTATTTTCACCTTTGATTGCAGAAAACATGTCTAGGCTTCAAGAAGAAGTTCATGAAAAACTCGGATGGAAATACCTGAGTAATCTACTTAGATTTTGGCTGACAGGAAAGTCATATGTAACCAACAAGACAGATCGTCTAAAAGGAATCACTGCTATATATGATTTTGATAGTGATTGGGAATGGTTTCGTAAGTTTTCCAGATTTAATCTAATGTACCAGAAACTATGTGAAACAGCATTATCTGATGCAGGGAAACAGGCATTGATAGAAGTCTTAAAAAAGACCTCTGCATGGGAAAACGGTGGAATTTTTGATTTTTCAACATCAGATAAGGATGTATGGGAAGCAAATTTCTTCAATCATGTATCAGTCCCTCGTTCTAATGCTATGCTTGACAGTATGGATGCATGTCTCGGTTCATTTACAATTTGTGCTGTAGCCTCAGGGAAAATTGAAATAATGAATGATGGATATAGAAAAATAACAGTAACAGGACTTTATGCATATGTAAGAGACATCTTTAATTTTAATGATAGTGATGACTATAGATATTGGAGTAAAGAGGAGATGCTATTTAAATTAAACACCACTCAAGATAGTTATTATCATTTGACTAATACTGAATTTAATTCATTCCGAGACAAATACAACAAGGGAGAAGATTTTCTGATTCTTTCAGATCTTCATAAGTGCGATGAATTTCAGACACAGATTTTTTTTGCTAAATAG
- the tnpC gene encoding IS66 family transposase — MDLKELKKQVEQITKELKSKASGDTAVLVDSLSFLFSIMLETSTGIMVQNERLTNTIIDLQETIKDLRRQLNMDSHNSSKPPSSDGYKKPNKARSLRKPTGRKPGGQKGHSGANMELPHKPDEVKKHHPNKCMTCPHFASCVANGKVFECGEKRFIVEAVVTTKVIEHQSMKAVACPCGESKLKGEFPEEVKAYVQYGDTFTAMAGLLSTFGAVSTERIQTIIDGMFNVTLSEGTICSMVEKCGQKVTPIVEKIKELLIGSSVVNFDETGVRVEGSTQWVHNSSNAKYTYLTVNKKRGQEGIEDNGVIQNIGGTAVHDCWGAYWKFKDILHAVCCAHLLRELIANIENNPTHLWTERFKTLLITMKTAKEKAIEQGKTTLSENLIKVLGKEYDEIMAYAEKECPPPDKIEPKKRGKKKKGKERALIDRLIKLKDSVCLFIHNFLVPFDNNQAERDLRNVKTKAKVSGCFRTKAGAQTYLKITSYLSTAKKHGINAFEALALAFKGETEKVLI, encoded by the coding sequence GTGGATTTAAAGGAACTGAAAAAGCAGGTTGAGCAGATAACAAAGGAGCTTAAAAGTAAAGCTTCAGGTGACACTGCTGTACTCGTTGATTCTCTTTCATTCCTTTTCAGCATTATGCTTGAAACAAGTACAGGTATTATGGTGCAGAATGAGCGCTTGACTAATACCATCATCGATCTGCAGGAAACCATAAAAGACCTGCGCAGACAGTTAAATATGGATTCCCATAACAGTTCAAAACCACCCTCAAGTGACGGTTATAAGAAGCCAAATAAGGCAAGAAGTCTGAGAAAACCAACAGGCAGAAAGCCAGGCGGGCAGAAAGGACACAGTGGAGCAAACATGGAGCTACCACATAAGCCTGATGAGGTAAAGAAACATCATCCCAATAAATGTATGACCTGTCCACATTTTGCCTCATGCGTTGCAAACGGAAAGGTATTTGAGTGCGGTGAAAAGAGATTTATTGTTGAAGCGGTTGTAACCACAAAGGTAATCGAGCACCAGAGCATGAAAGCGGTAGCCTGTCCATGTGGCGAAAGCAAACTTAAAGGAGAATTCCCTGAAGAGGTTAAAGCCTATGTTCAGTATGGAGATACCTTTACTGCAATGGCTGGACTTCTAAGCACCTTTGGTGCAGTAAGTACTGAAAGAATTCAGACTATCATTGACGGTATGTTTAATGTAACTCTGTCTGAAGGCACTATCTGTTCAATGGTAGAAAAATGCGGACAAAAGGTAACACCGATAGTAGAGAAAATCAAAGAACTGCTGATTGGCTCTTCTGTTGTTAACTTCGATGAAACCGGTGTCAGAGTCGAAGGCTCTACACAATGGGTACATAACTCATCCAATGCCAAATACACCTACCTTACCGTCAATAAGAAACGAGGACAGGAAGGAATAGAAGATAACGGAGTAATTCAGAATATCGGTGGTACCGCAGTCCATGACTGCTGGGGAGCCTACTGGAAATTCAAAGATATTCTCCATGCTGTCTGCTGCGCTCATCTGTTAAGAGAACTTATAGCCAACATTGAGAATAATCCGACTCATTTATGGACAGAAAGATTCAAGACTCTGCTTATAACCATGAAAACCGCCAAGGAAAAGGCTATAGAACAAGGCAAAACCACGTTAAGCGAGAATCTTATAAAAGTACTTGGGAAAGAATATGACGAAATCATGGCTTATGCTGAGAAGGAATGTCCTCCTCCGGATAAGATAGAGCCTAAAAAACGAGGAAAAAAGAAGAAAGGCAAGGAAAGAGCCTTAATAGACAGGCTGATTAAGCTTAAGGATTCGGTGTGTCTGTTTATACATAATTTCCTGGTTCCATTTGATAACAATCAGGCGGAGAGAGACTTACGCAATGTAAAGACTAAAGCAAAGGTTTCAGGATGTTTTCGTACAAAGGCTGGAGCTCAGACCTACCTGAAGATTACATCCTATCTCAGCACCGCCAAGAAGCATGGCATAAATGCATTCGAAGCATTGGCTCTTGCCTTCAAAGGCGAAACTGAGAAAGTTTTAATTTAA
- a CDS encoding DUF4417 domain-containing protein, giving the protein MFNNKKGPKPVEDVFGAYLASDADLTPTNHYPIIPQKFIYQGFPKKILPLDKAIQALQSKEDLSDTFICTYEKDKLFNRIRRYPKNYVKMLRNAAGIIGFDISIHSDMPLWKQKAFIGENLELTYFFGQQGIPVIPNIRYGTDETIDDFFNAIPLHSTIAIGTYGFIKFKYQKAEWLDCLEKTIQKLKPERLVVYGSLKGKLFSKFSELTQIQIYNAWFAQDREERKMATKGSSNRFGNKGKPTSSISYPWAKAFNKNTLVSHFQRHGDEFPSMNKEEYEARAIKFANSVNPNDCVTFIDNKKSTHKFNTVTGEYSIISKDGYVITYFKPEKGYEYFKLQIIKSGK; this is encoded by the coding sequence ATGTTTAATAATAAAAAAGGCCCAAAACCTGTAGAGGACGTCTTTGGTGCATACTTAGCTTCAGATGCAGATCTAACACCTACAAATCACTATCCAATAATTCCACAAAAATTCATATACCAAGGTTTTCCAAAGAAGATTCTTCCACTAGATAAAGCGATTCAAGCTCTTCAGTCCAAAGAAGATCTTTCAGATACTTTTATCTGTACTTATGAGAAAGATAAACTTTTTAATCGCATCAGAAGGTACCCAAAGAATTATGTCAAAATGCTAAGAAACGCTGCAGGAATAATTGGTTTTGATATCAGTATTCATTCAGATATGCCTTTATGGAAACAAAAAGCCTTTATTGGGGAGAATCTTGAATTAACCTATTTCTTTGGTCAACAAGGCATACCTGTTATTCCAAACATTAGGTATGGTACAGATGAAACAATTGATGATTTCTTTAATGCAATTCCACTTCACTCAACCATTGCTATTGGAACATACGGTTTTATCAAATTTAAATATCAGAAGGCTGAATGGCTAGATTGTCTCGAGAAAACAATTCAAAAGTTAAAACCTGAAAGATTAGTTGTTTATGGTTCATTGAAAGGAAAACTTTTTAGCAAATTTTCAGAGTTGACTCAAATTCAAATCTATAATGCCTGGTTTGCTCAAGATAGAGAGGAAAGAAAAATGGCAACTAAGGGCTCTAGCAATAGATTTGGAAATAAAGGAAAACCAACTTCATCCATAAGTTATCCTTGGGCAAAAGCTTTTAATAAAAATACATTAGTAAGTCATTTTCAACGTCATGGTGACGAGTTCCCTAGTATGAATAAAGAGGAATATGAAGCAAGAGCAATCAAATTCGCAAATTCTGTAAATCCAAACGATTGTGTAACTTTTATTGATAATAAAAAATCAACACACAAGTTCAATACAGTAACTGGAGAATATAGCATCATTTCAAAAGATGGTTATGTAATAACCTATTTCAAGCCAGAAAAGGGATATGAATATTTTAAATTACAGATAATTAAATCGGGGAAATAA